A region from the Catellatospora sp. TT07R-123 genome encodes:
- a CDS encoding CaiB/BaiF CoA-transferase family protein, whose amino-acid sequence MTGALSDIRVIETGTLLAGPFCGQLLGDFGAEVIKLEDPGKGDPMRQWGREKPHGQSLWWPVVARNKKSVTCNLRTQDGQDLLRRLVAQSDVLLENFRPGTLERWGLGYEQLAEINPRLILVRVTGYGQTGPYSPRAGFGSIGEAMGGIRYVTGEADRPPSRSGISLGDSLAATYAAYGTLAALHARTRTGRGQVVDSAIYEAVLAMMESLVTEWAVAGYQRERTGAILPNVAPSNAYPTADGSEVLIAANQDTVFGRLCEVMGTPELAADPRYATHGSRGAHQAELDDLISAWTRAQQSDKLLAALHEAGVPAGGVYTAKDMLADPHFAAREAIVRVPHPDFGELPMQNVAPRLSADPGAVRWAGPALGSHNDEVYGQLLGLSEDERARLREQGVI is encoded by the coding sequence AAGGGCGATCCGATGCGCCAGTGGGGCCGGGAGAAGCCGCACGGGCAGTCGCTGTGGTGGCCGGTGGTCGCCCGCAACAAGAAGTCGGTCACCTGCAACCTGCGTACGCAGGACGGGCAGGACCTGCTGCGCCGCCTGGTCGCGCAGTCCGACGTGCTGCTGGAGAACTTCCGCCCCGGCACCCTGGAACGCTGGGGCCTGGGCTACGAGCAGCTGGCGGAGATCAACCCGAGGCTGATCCTGGTGCGCGTCACCGGCTACGGGCAGACCGGGCCGTATTCGCCCCGGGCCGGGTTCGGCTCGATCGGCGAGGCCATGGGCGGCATCCGGTACGTCACCGGCGAGGCCGACCGGCCGCCGTCGCGGTCGGGGATCTCGCTGGGCGACTCGCTGGCGGCGACGTACGCCGCGTACGGCACGCTCGCCGCGCTGCACGCCCGCACCCGCACCGGCCGGGGCCAGGTCGTCGACTCGGCCATCTACGAAGCCGTGCTGGCGATGATGGAGTCGCTGGTCACCGAGTGGGCGGTGGCGGGCTACCAGCGTGAGCGCACCGGCGCGATCCTGCCCAACGTCGCCCCCAGCAACGCCTACCCGACCGCCGACGGCAGCGAGGTGCTGATCGCGGCCAACCAGGACACCGTGTTCGGGCGGCTGTGCGAGGTCATGGGCACGCCCGAGCTGGCGGCCGATCCGCGCTACGCCACCCACGGGTCGCGCGGGGCGCACCAGGCCGAGCTCGACGACCTGATCAGCGCGTGGACGCGGGCCCAGCAGTCGGACAAGCTGCTGGCCGCGCTGCACGAGGCGGGCGTGCCGGCCGGCGGGGTCTACACGGCCAAGGACATGCTGGCCGATCCGCACTTCGCCGCCCGCGAGGCGATCGTGCGCGTGCCGCACCCCGACTTCGGCGAGCTGCCGATGCAGAACGTCGCGCCCCGGCTGTCGGCCGACCCGGGCGCGGTCCGCTGGGCCGGACCGGCCCTGGGCAGCCACAACGACGAGGTCTACGGGCAGCTGCTGGGACTGTCTGAGGACGAGCGGGCGCGGCTGCGCGAGCAGGGGGTCATCTGA